From Marinobacterium sp. LSUCC0821, a single genomic window includes:
- a CDS encoding TIGR04211 family SH3 domain-containing protein has translation MKTLEYNPIKYYNSGIRVSKKMLKFISVVPAIFTVSAFAAQNHIADDVQLFMHSGPSYEFRIVGRVRSGDSITIDKASGDYTKIKTESGKEGWVLTRYIAEGESQLKSLQSELPTLRSEVDNLRAELTHREEQLQTVQTQLTNFRAETSNRDAEVLERDKRIRELEFQVASMDQSNLMRWLTHGGLIALGGLIIGVIVSNLPRRKKRQSEWF, from the coding sequence TTGAAAACGTTAGAATACAACCCTATTAAGTACTATAACTCAGGTATTCGAGTTTCCAAGAAGATGTTGAAGTTTATTTCTGTTGTACCTGCTATTTTCACTGTCTCAGCATTCGCTGCACAGAACCATATTGCCGATGATGTGCAGCTATTTATGCACAGCGGCCCCTCATATGAGTTCCGTATTGTTGGTCGCGTGCGCAGCGGCGATAGCATTACTATCGATAAGGCGAGTGGCGACTACACCAAGATTAAAACCGAGTCTGGCAAAGAGGGCTGGGTTTTAACCCGTTATATTGCCGAGGGAGAGAGTCAGCTTAAATCGCTTCAGAGCGAACTCCCTACCCTGCGTAGCGAAGTGGATAACTTGCGTGCTGAACTGACTCATCGTGAAGAGCAACTTCAGACTGTTCAGACCCAGCTCACAAACTTTCGTGCTGAAACATCCAATCGTGATGCGGAAGTTTTAGAGCGTGACAAACGCATTAGAGAGCTAGAATTTCAGGTAGCCAGCATGGATCAATCAAACCTCATGCGTTGGCTAACACACGGCGGATTAATTGCCCTGGGCGGCTTAATTATTGGAGTGATCGTTTCCAACCTTCCACGCCGTAAGAAGAGACAAAGCGAATGGTTCTAA
- a CDS encoding mechanosensitive ion channel family protein has protein sequence MPDTQLIIDTYITPWSINIASALAIFIIGRWFVGLLAKGLDKVLTKTGMDTMLVNFIRSVAHIALILFVVVAALGQLGVDTTSLIALVGAAGLAIGLALQDSLKNFAAGVLLIFFRPFKEGDFVEVAGVSGVAEQITIFNTVMRTGDNREVIVPNGAIYSDIITNYNRRPTRRIDMIVGISYDSDIRLAKQILAEILAADERVLEDPAPKIAVAELADSSVNFVCRPWVKTDDYWDTKWAITEQIKLRFDEAGIGIPFPQMDIHLKREDA, from the coding sequence ATGCCTGATACACAGCTTATTATTGATACCTATATCACCCCCTGGTCGATCAATATCGCCTCAGCGCTTGCGATATTCATCATCGGTCGTTGGTTTGTTGGTCTGCTGGCGAAGGGGCTTGATAAAGTTCTGACTAAAACCGGCATGGATACGATGTTGGTTAATTTTATCCGCTCGGTTGCCCATATCGCCTTGATTCTGTTTGTCGTTGTAGCGGCGCTAGGGCAATTAGGGGTAGATACCACGTCGCTGATTGCGTTGGTGGGTGCCGCTGGTTTAGCGATTGGCTTGGCGCTGCAAGATTCGTTAAAGAACTTTGCTGCTGGCGTCCTGCTAATCTTCTTTAGACCGTTTAAAGAGGGTGATTTTGTTGAGGTAGCTGGTGTTTCTGGTGTTGCGGAACAGATTACGATCTTTAATACGGTGATGCGTACTGGTGATAACCGCGAGGTCATTGTCCCAAATGGTGCGATCTACTCCGATATCATCACAAACTATAACCGTCGTCCTACACGTCGTATCGATATGATTGTGGGGATCTCTTACGATTCCGATATCCGTCTTGCCAAGCAAATTTTGGCTGAGATATTAGCTGCAGATGAGCGCGTGCTAGAGGATCCTGCACCCAAGATTGCCGTGGCAGAGTTAGCCGATAGCAGTGTGAATTTTGTCTGTCGCCCCTGGGTTAAAACAGATGACTACTGGGATACTAAGTGGGCTATTACCGAGCAGATTAAGCTTCGTTTCGATGAGGCGGGTATCGGTATTCCATTCCCGCAGATGGATATCCATCTAAAACGTGAGGATGCTTAA